The proteins below are encoded in one region of Scomber japonicus isolate fScoJap1 chromosome 24, fScoJap1.pri, whole genome shotgun sequence:
- the cnppd1 gene encoding protein CNPPD1 yields the protein MDFDALFNEKTIQFSDFQEFTFLPAHQKLSERVRKRLYYGLDKDVSLDALSCPVTDIAVEIFQKSAPSPIRKLHKKYAAHVAREACISPCAMMLALVYIERLRHRNPEYLQKISSSDLFLISMMVASKYLYDEGEEEEVFNDEWGAAGKLDVQTVNNLEMNFLNAIEWSLFTEPNDFFDMLNQLESSIAERQGMKRGWFTYTDLCVLLEQAAWSNALTAIYQHFTKVSCMLGLVYLTSVAGLIATSAVMHQLSLSRTGHSLIPPPADISPAQLQTSNLNPQAPTEAHRVPCCVLANKSLNRQTVALGIGPDHRQNPPTASSQTSILCLWGSLLASMGHIHPETKSEMESPQTWSTASFFCPGCLASFPPLQCKLRNTSTPFVHGPLGNHQHHAPWLASSLFEGADRSLNSRLGVFPPVKLGPCHPESLLPVDKTQALLMPG from the exons ATGGATTTCGACGCTTTATTTAACGAAAAGACTATTCAGTTTTCGGACTTCCAGGAGTTCACG TTTCTTCCTGCACACCAGAAGTTGtctgagagagtgagaaagcGACTGTATTATGGCCTGGATAAAGACGTCTCTCTAGATGCCCTCTCTTGCCccgttacag ATATTGCCGTCGAAATCTTCCAGAAGTCTGCACCAAGCCCAATACGAAAACTCCACAAGAAGTATGCTGCTCATGTTGCCAG GGAGGCTTGCATCTCTCCATGTGCCATGATGCTGGCTCTGGTTTACATAGAAAGGCTCCGACATAGAAACCCTGAATACCTACAAAAGATCTCCTCCTCTGACCTCTTCCTGATCTCAATG ATGGTTGCCAGCAAGTACCTGTATgatgaaggggaggaagaagaggtctTTAACGATGAGTGGGGAGCAGCTGGAAAACTGGATGTCCAAACTGTTAATAACCTGGAGATGAATTTCTTGAACGCTATT GAGTGGAGCCTCTTCACAGAGCCAAATGACTTCTTTGATATGCTGAATCAGCTGGAAAGCAG CATAGCGGAGCGGCAGGGGATGAAACGGGGCTGGTTCACCTACACTGACCTCTGTGTGCTGCTGGAACAGGCAGCATGGAGCAATGCCCTTACAGCCATCTACCAGCACTTTACcaag gtaTCCTGTATGCTCGGGCTCGTCTATCTGACCAGTGTGGCTGGACTTATTGCCACCAGCGCTGTGATGCACCAGCTCAGTCTCTCCAGGACCGGCCACTCCCTGATTCCACCTCCAGCTGATATCAGCCCAGCCCAACTTCAGACCTCCAACCTAAACCCACAAGCTCCTACTGAAGCCCATCGTGTCCCCTGTTGTGTTCTGGCTAATAAGAGTCTGAACCGTCAGACCGTTGCGCTCGGAATCGGCCCGGACCACAGACAAAATCCTCCAACAGCTTCCTCACAGACATCCATATTGTGTCTTTGGGGCTCCCTCCTTGCCTCTATGGGTCACATACATCCTGAAACAAAATCTGAAATGGAAAGTCCCCAAACCTGGTCTACTGCCTCTTTCTTCTGTCCCGGCTGTCTTGCATCCTTCCCTCCACTTCAGTGCAAGCTTAGAAACACCTCAACCCCCTTTGTTCATGGGCCCCTTGGTAACCATCAGCATCATGCACCATGGCTGGCCTCCAGCCTCTTTGAAGGCGCAGACAGGAGTCTGAACTCTCGCCTGGGGGTATTTCCCCCTGTAAAGCTGGGACCCTGCCATCCAGAGTCTCTGTTACCTGTCGACAAAACCCAAGCTCTGCTCATGCCCGGCTAG